One Arthrobacter sp. FW306-07-I genomic window carries:
- a CDS encoding VOC family protein → MLRVRPVHFTSRTDSWKQFLTALGMVQTEDDGGWQVFDSASGRLALHGAEAGSGQDGHTEFAVEVGDVAEFARRTNLSAQEEDGVQGEGTRPAELVTAAHGETCRISAPDGFSFMADKAAHAAQCADADPALAVVAVWYTADPEGAVRTLLHVGARPRPVPDNDETADFTAKNGGVLLVRPAAGAPRSGLGFEYDGGLEPLRDRLTAAGFTASLTEEAFGSTLHVANPDAGSPNAPATVWISQRRPMG, encoded by the coding sequence ATGCTTCGAGTCCGCCCCGTCCACTTCACCTCACGCACTGACTCCTGGAAGCAGTTCCTCACCGCTCTGGGGATGGTGCAGACAGAGGACGACGGCGGCTGGCAGGTTTTCGATTCCGCGTCGGGCCGGCTGGCGCTCCACGGGGCGGAGGCCGGGTCCGGGCAGGACGGCCACACCGAATTCGCGGTGGAGGTGGGCGACGTCGCCGAATTCGCGCGCCGCACCAACCTGTCCGCGCAGGAAGAGGATGGAGTGCAGGGGGAAGGAACGCGGCCTGCTGAGCTGGTCACGGCGGCCCACGGCGAAACGTGCCGGATCAGCGCCCCCGACGGCTTCAGTTTCATGGCCGACAAAGCAGCCCACGCCGCCCAGTGCGCTGACGCCGACCCCGCCCTGGCCGTCGTCGCGGTCTGGTACACGGCGGACCCGGAGGGAGCCGTCCGCACGCTGCTGCATGTGGGCGCCCGCCCCCGTCCCGTCCCCGACAACGACGAAACTGCGGACTTCACGGCCAAGAACGGCGGCGTCCTCCTGGTGCGTCCGGCAGCAGGGGCACCCCGCTCGGGTTTGGGCTTTGAATACGACGGCGGCCTGGAACCGTTGCGGGACCGACTCACCGCGGCCGGTTTCACCGCCAGCCTCACCGAAGAGGCGTTTGGGAGCACCCTCCACGTGGCTAATCCCGACGCGGGCAGCCCCAACGCGCCCGCCACGGTGTGGATCTCCCAGCGACGCCCCATGGGGTAG